A genome region from Chelonia mydas isolate rCheMyd1 chromosome 24, rCheMyd1.pri.v2, whole genome shotgun sequence includes the following:
- the ERF gene encoding ETS domain-containing transcription factor ERF — protein MKTPADAGFAFPDWAYKPESSPGSRQIQLWHFILELLRKEEYHDVIAWQGDYGEFVIKDPDEVARLWGVRKCKPQMNYDKLSRALRYYYNKRILHKTKGKRFTYKFNFNKLVLVNYPFIDMGMAGGPVPQSAPPVPSGGSHFRFPPSTPSEVLSPGAEELRSPGVFSAVARRLARGSVSDCSDATSATSELEEPLGEEGRRGGGPGEGGGFRGPPLPAHPRLAHDSLFRAYPRPRGPEPLSPFPVSPMAGPGALLPPQLSPALPLTPTHMNYTPSPTLSPMYPGGSHFSFNPEDMKRYLQAHTQSVYNYHLSPRAFLHYPHILVPQPQRPEKPPPPEEPPAPFKFKLQPPPLGRRNRDKAPAPPGEGAAPEPQLPCIKVEPISEGESEEEEVTVEVTDVSEEDEEVFKAPPAPPEKPGEPPVPPAPRQGEESGQCIPLKLRFKRRWSEDQRLEAGAGGGPDEADDKKVKGEREGGGALDGGGRRVSTDLPHATAQLSLENKDS, from the exons gGTTTGCCTTCCCCGACTGGGCCTACAAGCCCGAGTCCAGCCCCGGCTCGCGGCAGATCCAGCTGTGGCATTTCATCCTGGAGCTGCTGCGCAAGGAGGAGTACCACGACGTGATCGCCTGGCAGGGCGACTACGGCGAGTTCGTGATCAAGGACCCCGACGAGGTGGCGCGGCTGTGGGGCGTCCGCAAGTGCAAGCCTCAGATGAACTACGACAAGCTGAGCCGGGCGCTGAG GTATTACTACAACAAACGGATCCTGCACAAAACCAAAGGGAAACGATTCACCTACAAGTTCAACTTCAACAAGCTGGTGCTGGTGAATTACCCCTTCATCGACATGGGCATGGCAG GCGGCCCCGTGCCCCAGAGCGCCCCGCCGGTGCCCTCGGGCGGCTCCCACTTCCGCTTCCCGCCCTCCACGCCGTCGGAGGTGCTGTCGCCCGGGGCGGAGGAGCTGCGCTCGCCCGGCGTCTTCTCGGCCGTGGCCCGGCGCCTCGCCCGCGGCTCGGTCAGCGACTGCAGCGACGCCACCTCGGCCACCTCGGAGCTGGAGGAGCCGCTGGGCGAGGAGGGGCGCCGGGGCGGGGGGCCGGGCGAGGGGGGCGGCTTCCGCGGGCCCCCCCTGCCCGCCCACCCCCGGCTGGCCCACGACAGCCTCTTCCGCGCCTACCCCCGGCCCCGCGGGCCCGAGCCCCTCAGCCCCTTCCCGGTGTCCCCCATGGCCGGCCCTGgcgccctgctgcccccccagctctcgcccgccctgcccctcacccccacccacatgAACTACACCCCCTCGCCCACCCTGAGCCCCATGTACCCTGGCGGCTCCCACTTCTCCTTCAACCCCGAGGACATGAAGCGCTACCTGCAGGCACACACTCAGAGCGTCTACAATTACCACCTCAGCCCCCGGGCCTTCCTCCACTACCCCCACATCCtcgtgccccagccccagcgccccgAGAAGCCGCCCCCGCCCgaggagccccccgcccccttcaaaTTCAAACTGCAGCCTCCCCCGCTGGGCCGGCGGAACCGGGACAAGGCGCCGGCGCCCCCCGGCGAAGGGGCCGCCCCGGagccccagctgccctgcatCAAGGTGGAGCCCATCTCGGAGGGGGagtcggaggaggaggaggtgacgGTGGAGGTGACGGACGTCAGCGAGGAAGACGAGGAGGTGTTCaaggctccccccgccccccccgagaaGCCTGGGGAGCCCCCGGTGCCCCCGGCCCCCCGGCAGGGCGAGGAGAGCGGCCAGTGCATCCCCCTCAAGCTGCGTTTCAAGCGGCGCTGGAGCGAGGACCAGCGGCTGGAggcgggcgcgggggggggcCCCGATGAGGCGGATGACAAGAAGGTGAAGGGGGAGCGGGAGGGCGGGGGCGCCCTGGACGGGGGTGGGCGACGTGTCAGCACTGACCTGCCCCACGCCACGGCCCAGCTCTCACTGGAGAACAAGGACTCGTAG
- the GSK3A gene encoding glycogen synthase kinase-3 alpha: protein MSSGSAGPSRPRTSSFVDAAAGGVPPGPGAPAPPGPPRGAAPGGKAGAAGPGPGGGGGVGPFPPGLKLGRDSGKVSTVVATPGQGPERPQEVSYSDIKVIGNGSFGVVYQARLADSGELVAIKKVLQDKRFKNRELQIMRKLDHCNIVRLRYYFYSSGEKKDEVYLNLVLDFVPETVYRVARHFTKAKQTIPVIYVKVYMYQLFRSLAYIHSQGVCHRDIKPQNLLVDPDTAVLKLCDFGSAKQLVQGEPNVSYICSRYYRAPELIFGATDYTSNIDIWSAGCVLAELLLGQPIFPGDSGVDQLVEIIKVLGTPTREQIREMNPNYTEFKFPQIKAHPWLKVFKPRTPVEAISLCSRLLEYTPATRLSPLEACTNAFFSELREPNARLPSGRDLPPLFNFSPVELAIEPSLNPSLIPPHLRAQTSLLGCAPGTPATHGADRSQPTPGDGAGPIANSS, encoded by the exons ATGAGCAGCGGCAGCGCCGGCCCCTCCCGGCCCCGGACCAGCTCCTTCGTCGACGCCGCCGCGGGCGGggtcccccccggccccggagcccccgccccgcccgggccGCCCCGGGGGGCCGCGCCGGGCGGCAAGGCGGGGGCGGCGGggcccgggccgggggggggcggcggcgtcGGGCCCTTCCCGCCGGGCCTGAAACTCGGCC gggaCAGCGGGAAGGTGAGCACGGTGGTGGCCACGCCTGGCCAGGGCCCGGAGCGCCCCCAGGAGGTCTCCTACTCGGATATCAAGGTCATCGGGAATGGCTCCTTCGGCGTGGTCTATCAGGCCCGCCTGGCCGACTCCGGGGAGCTGGTGGCCATCAAGAAAGTGCTGCAGGACAAGCGGTTCAAG AACCGGGAGCTGCAGATCATGCGCAAGCTGGATCACTGCAACATCGTGCGCCTGCGTTACTACTTCTACTCCAGCGGGGAGAAG AAGGACGAGGTGTACCTGAACCTGGTGCTGGACTTTGTGCCCGAGACGGTGTACCGCGTGGCACGCCACTTCACCAAGGCCAAGCAGACCATCCCCGTCATCTATGTCAAG GTGTACATGTACCAGCTCTTCCGCAGCCTGGCCTACATCCATTCCCAGGGCGTCTGTCACCGCGACATCAAACCCCAGAACCTTCTGGTGGACCCCGACACAGCCGTGCTCAAGCTGTGCGACTTCGGCAG TGCCAAGCAGCTGGTGCAGGGCGAACCCAACGTCTCCTACATCTGCTCCCGCTATTACCGCGCCCCAGAGCTCATCTTCGGGGCCACCGACTACACGTCCAACATAG ATATCTGGTCAGCGGGCTGCGTgctggctgagctgctgctgggtcaGCCCATCTTCCCTGGGGACAGCGGAGTGGACCAGCTGGTGGAAATCATCAAG gtgCTGGGGACACCAACGCGGGAGCAGATCCGGGAGATGAACCCCAACTACACAGAGTTCAAGTTCCCCCAGATCAAAGCACATCCCTGGCTAAAG gtgtTCAAGCCGCGCACCCCGGTGGAGGCCATCTCGCTGTGCAGCCGCCTGCTGGAGTACACGCCCGCCACCCGCCTCTCCCCGCTGGAGGCCTGCACCAACGCCTTCTTCAGCGAGCTGCGGGAGCCCAACGCCCGCCTGCCCAGCGGGCGCGACCTGCCCCCCCTCTTCAACTTCAGCCCTGTGG AACTGGCCATCGAGCCCTCGCTCAACCCCTCCCTCATCCCGCCCCACCTACGGGCCCAGACCAGCTTGCTGGGGTGTGCGCCTGGCACCCCTGCCACAcacg GCGCTGACAGGAGCCAGCCAACACCGGGGGATGGCGCGGGACCCATTGCCAACTCGTCCtga